CCAAAAAGGGAACtttagaagaaagaaaaagcaaAGACCAGTGAACAAGATGAGAGTGATGAAACTAGTACCATTACCATGTccaacatacatatatacaccacATGCTCACAAAATCCGAGCTTGCTCTTCTTCAACCCAGAAATCAAGAAGAGCTTTTTCTCTTTCTGCACTTACTCTTTCACTATCTGCTCTTGTTTTTTCTAATGGAAATGGACCCACTACTTCAATTTCTTGGGCCAATCCTCAAGTTCCAAAGTTCTTGGAGCTTCCCAATTCAGGTGGTGTCAAGTCCTTGGACCTTCGTATTGGTGATGGGGAAACACCCCTTGATGGTGACGTGGtacccttcttcttcttcttcttttcactAATTTTTGTGCAAAGTTAGGAACTTTTTGAGGTGGGGGTAAAAATGATTCTTGGAATTGTTTTTTTTAGTGAAATTGTGAAAGCAAAGGATTATCAACTAGCTTGGGATTAAGGATTGTTGAAGTGATTAGTGTGGGATTTAAAGAATCTAGTTTTAGATAAATCCTAATTTTGCCTTataaagcaaataaatgtgaaTGAAATGAGGCCTTGGATATGGGATTCAGATAGTTCACTTCGATTAGCTTGGATTGAAGCATAgctgattgattgatagaaAAAGAAGtttcttcattttcaaaatttctgTTGTTTCTAGAGAGTTGGtttgtctctttttttttcccatGTAGTGGAGAAAGATTTTGAGCTAGGTTGTTCACAATcatgaaagaatgataaatttatGGTGACATAGTGAAGAACAAGTTTATCGAGCATATATATTGTCTCTTCTTATGCTGAGCTATCTGCCTTTACTAAATTATTATGGCATACGTTATAAGTGCACATTAACACTTTTCATGACCTCTAAAACTAATAGGACCAAATTACTAGTAGTGGAATAAGTCAGAAGTCTGGAAGTTTTGTTTAGATAACTTTGTCACTGTTGGGTCAATGGTGTTGCATGTGGTTTCTCTTTGTGCTAAAGAATAGTATAATAAGTTGAAGAAAAAGCAAAGAAGAATCAGTGGTCATACCGGAATGGAAGATGTTTTTGCACATTTTCATCAGCATTACATAAAATTGTACTTGTAGTACTTTATGATTTATATTCAGTTCTGAGTAAAGTAATTAAGCTTTCTTCTCACTGTGATTGGACAGGTTGCAATTCATTATTATGGGAGGCTTGCTGCAAAGCAAGGATGGCGCTTTGACTCAACGTATGATCACAAGGACGAAACTGGCGAACCAATTCCTTTCTCATTCGTCCTTGGTTCAGGCAAAGTGAGTTAACCTGTCTTTCACACTTTTCCATTGAAGTTTTTTTAACTGAGCAAAGAGGACTCAAGGTAATTAGTTGAACCTGAAAAGATTGAAATTTTGCCCAAAAATAAGCTAGATTGTAGGAGAATAGAGGCTGCTCCACTCCGCTTCCAACCAAGAGAGTGGAAGTTTGGTCACCAAGGAAACAAAATAGAGAAGGGCCACTGCTGACTCTTCGGCAGGGGATTTTGGGGGTAGGATTtaccaaattttaaaaaatagactaTATCAGGGAAGGTGGCGACTATAATATGGAGACAACCAGAGTGGAAAGGGAAGAGGAAATGCAAAGCATACCTGTAGCATATAACCACCAACGCTAAGCAGCGTGTAGGAATGTGCATTCCTGTGTTATTGTTTCTTGCTATCGTGTAGGAATGTGGTGAGCAGCATGTAGGAGTTTGCAGTCCTCTGTATTATTGTTTCTTGCGATCATCCTTTAGACTGTTGGTGAAAGCAATAAGTGGGTCAGTTTGATTATGCTTGTCTGCCTTTAGGCTGGTTAGTAATAGTTACCCTgtaattcaattaaaaaaaatcttaactttttcCTTCCGGTGAATTTTAAGCCTGAAATGCTTCTCTAAACAGATCTTGACTAGACTTGGCATCTTCATAACTTAAGAAGGTAACTAGTACATACAAAATATACCACCACATTGAAAAGCTGCTATCATAGTTTGATCCTTATGAAATAGCCTAAAACTACTTAGTTCTATGTCTTCGTTGCTGCTACAAAGTTTCTTCCTCTTTGCGGTCCTTCAGTTTCTTGCATCACCTACAAAAGTGGGAAAACCTTTAGTTTCTGGCACCACCTACAGCAGTGGAAGCAGACTACTTAACAAAGTTATTTTGAATTCTAAACACAAGAATGATGAAGGGAGAAGAAAGAAGTAAATGCAttaagaaaaatgaaaggaagAAGGTTCTTGGAGCGTGGAGGACTCAAAGTCCTTATGGAGCAAGTACTAATGAGATTGGCCAAGACTGAATGCAGGAACAGTGACAATCTGGCCTAAGGTTGGAGGGAGGGAACATTGGTGGGTAGGCGAG
The sequence above is a segment of the Solanum dulcamara chromosome 11, daSolDulc1.2, whole genome shotgun sequence genome. Coding sequences within it:
- the LOC129874962 gene encoding peptidyl-prolyl cis-trans isomerase FKBP17-1, chloroplastic, with product MRVMKLVPLPCPTYIYTPHAHKIRACSSSTQKSRRAFSLSALTLSLSALVFSNGNGPTTSISWANPQVPKFLELPNSGGVKSLDLRIGDGETPLDGDVVAIHYYGRLAAKQGWRFDSTYDHKDETGEPIPFSFVLGSGKVISGIETAVRSMKVGSLRRVIIPPSQGYQNTSQEPLPPNYFDRQRLFTTIFNPTRLSNGEGTTLGTVIFDIEFVSLRHL